In Ensifer canadensis, a genomic segment contains:
- the glgA gene encoding glycogen synthase GlgA, whose translation MNILSVASEVYPLVKTGGLADVVGALPAALSPHGIRTRTLVPGYPAVLQKLKKKKKVGSFANLFGSPASVLAADLDGLDLLVLDLPALYERDGGPYVDATGRDYVDNFRRFAALSLAAAEIAAGDVVSGWKPDIVHVHDWQTALTPVYMRFGRAASTPTVLTIHNIAFQGQFGPEIFAELALPPEAFSTQFVEYYGDVGFLKGGLQTANAITTVSPSYAQEILTPDFGMGFEGLLKSRVSDLSGIVNGIDADVWDPASDPFIAQHFSATTLKQRAANRRALEERFGLEQGNGPIFCVISRLTWQKGMDLLAEVTDEIVAMGGKLIVLGSGDTALEGALLAAASRHRGHVGMVTGYNEPLSHLMQAGSDAILIPSRFEPCGLTQLYGLRYGCVPVVARTGGLADTIIDANEAGLSAKVATGFQFTPVTADGLRLAIRRVFRAYNEPKVWARLQTQGMKSDVSWARSAERYVSLYSGLLGKG comes from the coding sequence ATGAACATCCTCTCCGTTGCGTCCGAAGTGTATCCGCTGGTCAAGACCGGGGGGCTCGCCGATGTCGTCGGCGCCCTGCCGGCCGCACTGTCGCCGCACGGCATCCGCACCCGCACCCTGGTGCCCGGCTATCCCGCGGTGCTGCAGAAACTGAAGAAGAAAAAGAAGGTCGGCAGTTTTGCCAATCTGTTCGGCAGCCCGGCCTCGGTTCTCGCGGCCGATCTTGACGGCCTCGACCTGCTGGTGCTCGATCTGCCTGCCCTCTACGAGCGCGACGGCGGCCCCTATGTCGACGCCACCGGCCGCGATTATGTCGACAACTTTCGCCGCTTCGCCGCCCTGTCGCTGGCTGCGGCCGAAATCGCCGCCGGCGATGTCGTGTCCGGCTGGAAGCCCGATATCGTCCATGTGCACGACTGGCAGACGGCACTGACGCCGGTCTATATGCGCTTTGGCCGCGCCGCCTCGACGCCGACAGTGTTGACGATCCACAACATCGCCTTCCAGGGGCAATTTGGGCCGGAAATCTTCGCCGAGTTGGCACTTCCGCCCGAAGCCTTCTCGACGCAGTTCGTCGAATATTACGGCGATGTCGGCTTCCTCAAAGGTGGCCTGCAGACCGCAAATGCGATCACCACCGTCAGCCCATCCTATGCGCAGGAGATCCTGACTCCGGACTTCGGCATGGGTTTTGAAGGCCTGCTCAAGAGCAGGGTTTCCGACCTCTCCGGCATCGTCAACGGCATCGACGCCGACGTCTGGGATCCGGCCAGCGACCCCTTTATCGCCCAGCATTTCAGCGCGACGACATTGAAGCAGCGCGCCGCCAACCGCCGGGCGCTGGAGGAACGCTTCGGGCTCGAACAGGGTAACGGCCCGATCTTCTGCGTCATCAGCCGGCTGACCTGGCAAAAGGGTATGGACCTTCTCGCCGAAGTCACCGACGAGATCGTCGCGATGGGCGGCAAGCTCATCGTTCTCGGCTCCGGTGACACGGCGCTCGAAGGCGCGCTTCTCGCCGCCGCCTCGCGCCATCGCGGCCATGTCGGCATGGTTACCGGCTATAACGAACCGCTGTCGCACCTGATGCAGGCGGGATCCGACGCAATCCTCATTCCGTCGCGCTTCGAGCCCTGCGGGCTGACCCAACTCTACGGCCTGCGCTACGGTTGCGTGCCGGTGGTTGCCCGTACCGGCGGCCTCGCCGACACCATCATCGACGCGAACGAAGCCGGGTTGTCAGCCAAGGTGGCGACCGGATTCCAGTTCACGCCGGTCACCGCCGACGGGTTGCGTCTTGCGATCCGGCGCGTCTTCCGTGCATACAACGAACCGAAAGTCTGGGCGCGTCTGCAGACCCAGGGCATGAAATCGGACGTTTCCTGGGCCAGAAGTGCCGAGCGTTACGTCTCACTATATTCCGGTCTTCTCGGGAAAGGCTAA
- a CDS encoding alpha-D-glucose phosphate-specific phosphoglucomutase, whose protein sequence is MIRTVTTTPYGDQKPGTSGLRKKVPVFQQKNYAENFIQSIFDALEGFAGQTLVIGGDGRFYNREVIQIAIKMAAANGFGRVLVGRGGILSTPAASNVIRKYEAFGGIVLSASHNPGGPTEDFGIKYNIGNGGPAPEKVTDAIYACSQVIDTYKISDVADVNLDAESSQEIDGMTVTVIDPVADYAALMESLFDFGAIRKLISGGFRVVFDAMSAVTGPYAKEIIEKRLGAPKGSVMNFIPLPDFGGHHPDPNLVHARALYETMMAPNAPDFGAASDGDGDRNLVIGRGIFITPSDSLAMLAANAHLAPGYAKGLAGIARSMPTSGAADRVAEKLGIGLYETPTGWKFFGNLLDEGMATICGEESAGTGSNHVREKDGLWAVLLWLNILAVRKESALDIARKHWATYGRNYYSRHDYEEVDSDAANGLVAALRDQLATLPGKSFGALKVATSDDFSYHDPVDHSVSKNQGIRILFEGGSRVVFRLSGTGTSGATLRVYIERFEPDPARHDIDTQEALADLILVADEIAGIKTRTGRTEPSVIT, encoded by the coding sequence ATGATAAGAACAGTCACCACCACACCCTATGGCGATCAGAAACCCGGCACGTCGGGCCTGCGCAAGAAGGTTCCGGTGTTCCAGCAGAAGAACTATGCCGAGAACTTCATCCAGTCGATCTTCGACGCGCTCGAAGGCTTTGCCGGTCAGACCCTGGTGATCGGCGGCGACGGCCGCTTCTACAACCGCGAAGTCATTCAGATCGCCATCAAGATGGCGGCCGCCAACGGCTTCGGCCGCGTACTCGTCGGCCGCGGCGGCATTCTGTCGACGCCGGCCGCCTCCAACGTCATCCGCAAATACGAAGCCTTCGGCGGCATCGTGCTCTCCGCCAGCCACAACCCCGGCGGCCCGACCGAAGACTTCGGCATCAAGTACAATATCGGCAATGGCGGTCCGGCACCGGAGAAGGTCACCGACGCGATCTATGCCTGCAGCCAGGTGATCGACACCTACAAGATCTCGGATGTCGCCGACGTCAACCTCGATGCCGAGAGCTCGCAGGAGATCGACGGCATGACTGTGACCGTCATCGACCCGGTGGCCGACTACGCCGCGCTGATGGAAAGCCTGTTCGACTTCGGCGCTATCCGCAAGCTGATCTCGGGCGGCTTCCGCGTCGTCTTCGATGCAATGAGCGCGGTCACCGGGCCTTACGCCAAGGAGATCATCGAGAAGCGTCTGGGCGCGCCGAAGGGCTCGGTCATGAACTTCATTCCGCTGCCGGACTTCGGCGGCCATCACCCGGACCCGAACCTCGTACACGCCCGCGCGCTCTACGAGACAATGATGGCGCCCAACGCCCCCGATTTCGGCGCAGCCTCCGACGGCGACGGCGACCGCAACCTCGTCATCGGCCGCGGCATCTTCATCACCCCGTCCGACAGTCTGGCGATGCTGGCCGCCAACGCCCATCTGGCGCCGGGCTATGCCAAGGGACTTGCCGGTATCGCCCGTTCGATGCCGACAAGCGGCGCCGCCGACCGTGTCGCCGAAAAACTCGGCATCGGCCTCTACGAAACGCCGACCGGCTGGAAGTTCTTCGGCAACCTTCTCGATGAAGGCATGGCAACGATCTGCGGCGAGGAAAGTGCCGGCACCGGCTCCAACCACGTCCGCGAAAAAGACGGCCTCTGGGCGGTCCTCCTGTGGCTCAACATCCTTGCCGTGCGCAAGGAAAGCGCGCTCGACATCGCCCGCAAGCACTGGGCGACCTACGGCCGCAACTACTACTCGCGCCACGACTACGAAGAAGTGGACAGCGATGCCGCCAACGGCCTAGTGGCAGCGCTCCGCGACCAGCTCGCGACCCTGCCCGGGAAATCCTTCGGCGCGCTCAAGGTCGCGACATCAGACGACTTTTCCTATCACGATCCGGTCGACCATTCCGTCAGCAAGAACCAGGGTATCCGCATCCTGTTCGAGGGCGGATCGCGCGTCGTCTTCCGCCTGTCGGGCACCGGCACATCAGGCGCAACGCTGCGTGTCTACATCGAGCGTTTCGAGCCGGATCCGGCCCGCCATGATATCGACACCCAGGAGGCGCTCGCCGACCTGATCCTCGTTGCCGATGAGATCGCCGGCATCAAGACCCGCACCGGCCGCACCGAGCCGAGCGTGATCACCTGA
- the glgX gene encoding glycogen debranching protein GlgX, whose amino-acid sequence MPTDALLPLGATLTPDGTRFAVWSRNAACIDLCLFDKAGAKALRQLPMLRDGDVHSLMVADAPKGTRYGFRADGVYSPDHGLWFDPAKLLVDPYAIELDRPFRHDPRLTIFGEDTADLVPKAIVRDVKTAKPKPPIFRAGGLIYEIAVKPFTALHQGIPEAKRGTVAALAEPVIIDHLKRLGVSAVELMPIVAWIDERHLPLLGLSNGWGYNPIAPMALDPRLVPGGLKELRQTVEALRKAGIGVILDLVFNHSGESDRLGTTLSMRGLDNLAYYRHVTDRPGDLINDTGCGNTIACDHPVVQALILDSLRHFVLAAGVDGFRFDLASVLGRDMTGFHRNAPLFEAIQADPVLADRVLIAEPWDVGPGGYQLGNFPAPFLEWNDRARDDVRLYWRGDRHVIGALATALAGSSDTFSRWGDTGTRTVNFIAAHDGFALADIVAYAGKHNEANGEENRDGHNENHSWNNGAEGATTDPEITVARRHDVAALLGTLFASRGTIMLTAGDEGGRSQRGNNNAYCQDNAITWIDWSAMDETLVAHTAALSSLRKRFGVFGETTFFTGKDDVEWLRLDGRPMAVTDWEHPATDNLTMVLATRDGKKTRSTRLAVVVNRSHAPHPIHLPESLDGQWQDALSAELPPTFVPPRSVSFFVENF is encoded by the coding sequence ATGCCGACCGATGCATTGTTACCCCTCGGCGCCACGCTTACCCCTGACGGTACACGGTTTGCCGTCTGGTCGCGCAATGCTGCGTGCATCGACCTCTGCCTGTTCGACAAGGCGGGCGCCAAGGCATTGCGTCAGCTGCCGATGTTGCGCGACGGCGATGTGCATAGCCTGATGGTTGCCGATGCGCCGAAGGGAACCCGCTACGGTTTTCGCGCTGATGGGGTCTATTCGCCCGACCACGGCCTCTGGTTCGATCCAGCGAAGCTGCTCGTCGACCCCTACGCCATCGAACTCGACCGGCCTTTCCGGCACGATCCGAGGCTCACCATCTTCGGCGAGGACACCGCCGATCTGGTGCCTAAGGCAATCGTCAGGGACGTCAAGACAGCCAAGCCGAAGCCGCCGATCTTCAGGGCGGGCGGGTTGATCTACGAGATCGCCGTCAAACCCTTCACAGCGCTGCATCAAGGCATTCCCGAGGCGAAACGCGGCACTGTCGCAGCGCTCGCCGAGCCCGTCATCATCGACCATTTGAAGCGGCTCGGCGTTTCCGCCGTCGAACTGATGCCGATCGTCGCCTGGATCGACGAACGTCACCTGCCGCTACTGGGGCTCAGCAATGGCTGGGGCTACAATCCGATCGCGCCGATGGCGCTCGATCCACGGCTGGTGCCGGGCGGGTTGAAGGAACTTCGCCAGACTGTCGAGGCACTGCGCAAGGCCGGCATCGGCGTCATCCTCGATCTGGTCTTCAACCATTCCGGGGAAAGCGATCGGCTCGGCACGACGCTGTCGATGCGAGGGCTCGACAACCTCGCCTATTATCGCCACGTCACCGACAGGCCGGGCGATCTCATCAACGACACCGGCTGCGGCAACACGATCGCCTGCGACCACCCTGTCGTCCAGGCGCTGATCCTCGACAGCCTGCGCCACTTCGTGCTGGCCGCCGGCGTCGATGGCTTCCGTTTCGATCTCGCCTCTGTCCTCGGCCGCGACATGACCGGTTTCCATCGGAACGCTCCCCTGTTTGAGGCAATCCAAGCCGATCCGGTGCTTGCCGACCGCGTGCTGATCGCCGAGCCCTGGGATGTCGGCCCCGGCGGTTACCAGCTCGGCAATTTTCCCGCTCCGTTTCTGGAATGGAACGACCGGGCGCGCGACGACGTCAGGCTCTACTGGCGCGGCGACCGGCACGTGATCGGTGCGCTTGCGACAGCGCTTGCGGGCTCTTCGGATACGTTTTCCCGCTGGGGCGACACCGGCACCCGAACGGTCAACTTCATCGCCGCCCATGACGGTTTTGCGCTTGCCGACATCGTTGCCTATGCCGGCAAGCATAACGAGGCCAACGGCGAAGAGAACCGTGACGGCCACAACGAGAACCATTCCTGGAACAACGGCGCCGAGGGCGCGACAACCGACCCCGAGATCACGGTTGCGCGCCGGCATGACGTGGCGGCGCTTCTCGGCACCCTGTTTGCGTCCCGCGGCACGATCATGCTGACCGCCGGCGACGAAGGCGGACGCAGCCAACGTGGCAACAACAATGCCTATTGCCAGGACAACGCCATCACCTGGATCGACTGGAGCGCGATGGATGAGACGCTGGTCGCCCATACGGCAGCGCTTTCGTCGCTGAGGAAGCGCTTCGGTGTGTTCGGCGAGACGACATTCTTTACCGGCAAGGACGATGTCGAATGGCTGCGCCTCGATGGTCGCCCGATGGCGGTGACCGATTGGGAGCACCCGGCAACGGACAACCTGACGATGGTGCTTGCCACACGCGACGGCAAGAAGACGCGATCGACGCGGCTTGCCGTCGTCGTCAATCGCAGCCACGCGCCGCACCCGATCCATCTGCCCGAAAGCCTCGACGGCCAGTGGCAAGATGCGCTTTCTGCAGAACTCCCACCCACCTTTGTCCCTCCTCGCTCCGTTTCCTTCTTCGTCGAAAATTTCTGA
- a CDS encoding MaoC family dehydratase — protein sequence MLKDISLSEIRPLVGTEIGVSDWITVTQDTIDKFAEATGDYQYIHVDPVRAAAETPFGGTIAHGFLSLSLLSAMNYSCLPKIREQTMGINYGFEKVRFIAPVKSGTRVRGHFTIADARFRGSSMLMITYEVTVEIEGERKPALTATWQTIIQFDPKDRPADA from the coding sequence ATGCTGAAGGATATTTCACTTTCCGAAATCAGACCGCTGGTCGGCACCGAGATCGGCGTCTCCGACTGGATCACGGTCACGCAGGACACGATCGACAAGTTCGCCGAGGCAACCGGCGATTATCAGTATATCCATGTCGACCCGGTGCGCGCCGCCGCCGAGACGCCGTTCGGCGGCACGATCGCCCACGGCTTCCTGTCGCTGTCGCTGTTGTCGGCGATGAATTACAGCTGCCTGCCCAAAATCCGCGAACAGACGATGGGCATCAACTACGGCTTCGAGAAGGTGCGCTTCATCGCACCGGTGAAGAGCGGCACCCGCGTGCGCGGGCACTTCACCATCGCAGACGCGCGCTTCCGTGGCAGCAGCATGTTGATGATCACCTATGAGGTCACGGTCGAAATCGAGGGTGAACGCAAACCGGCACTGACGGCCACCTGGCAGACGATCATCCAGTTCGATCCGAAGGACCGCCCTGCCGATGCCTAA
- a CDS encoding zinc-dependent alcohol dehydrogenase family protein, giving the protein MQAGGHLEDTGSRAAVLRHAPVERPYARSRPLSIETVDLDTPGPDELLVRIGAAGLCHSDLSVINGDRPRPVPMALGHEAAGTVEAVGSAVRDLKPGDRVVMSFMPSCGDCQPCAEGRPALCIPGAEANGRGTLLSGERRIRCDAVPVHHHLGVSGFADYAVVSRHSAVKIEADLPLVEAALFGCAVLTGVGAIVNTCRVQAGQSAAVVGLGGVGLAAVLGAVASGAERVVAIDLSKDKLALARSLGATDTFVATDPDVGDAIREATSGGVDHALEAAGSVKAFELAYRITRRGGATASAGLAHPSSQIAIPAVSLVAEERTLRGSYMGSCVPSRDIPRFIGLYRRGKLPVDRLLSSTGPLEEINEAFDLLDQGKVIRHVIAF; this is encoded by the coding sequence TTGCAAGCGGGAGGACATCTTGAAGACACGGGCAGCAGGGCAGCAGTGCTCAGGCACGCACCGGTCGAGCGGCCCTATGCCAGGTCGCGACCGCTCTCGATCGAGACCGTCGACCTCGACACACCGGGACCCGACGAACTGCTGGTTCGCATCGGCGCTGCCGGTCTCTGCCACTCCGATCTTTCGGTGATCAACGGCGACAGGCCACGGCCCGTGCCGATGGCGCTCGGGCATGAGGCGGCAGGCACGGTGGAGGCCGTCGGCAGCGCAGTGCGCGATCTCAAGCCCGGCGATCGGGTGGTGATGAGCTTCATGCCGAGCTGCGGCGACTGCCAGCCTTGTGCGGAAGGGCGTCCGGCGCTCTGCATTCCAGGTGCCGAGGCGAATGGCAGGGGAACGCTGCTTTCCGGCGAGCGCCGGATTCGTTGCGACGCTGTTCCAGTCCATCATCACCTCGGCGTTTCCGGCTTTGCCGACTATGCGGTCGTCTCGCGCCATTCGGCAGTGAAGATCGAGGCGGACCTGCCGCTGGTCGAGGCGGCACTCTTCGGCTGCGCGGTGCTGACCGGCGTCGGTGCGATCGTCAATACCTGCCGCGTCCAGGCGGGCCAGTCGGCCGCCGTCGTCGGTCTCGGTGGCGTCGGGCTTGCCGCGGTGCTCGGAGCGGTCGCGTCGGGCGCGGAGCGGGTCGTCGCGATCGATCTCTCAAAGGACAAGCTGGCGCTGGCACGCTCGCTTGGCGCGACCGACACTTTTGTCGCCACCGATCCGGATGTGGGGGATGCGATCCGCGAGGCGACGTCAGGCGGTGTCGATCATGCGCTGGAGGCGGCCGGTTCGGTCAAGGCGTTCGAGCTTGCCTATCGCATCACCCGCCGCGGCGGAGCGACCGCGTCGGCCGGCCTTGCCCATCCCTCAAGCCAGATTGCCATCCCAGCCGTCAGCCTGGTCGCCGAAGAACGCACGCTTCGCGGCAGCTACATGGGAAGCTGCGTGCCGAGCCGCGATATTCCGCGCTTCATCGGGCTTTATCGGCGTGGCAAGCTGCCGGTCGACAGGCTGCTATCGAGCACCGGTCCGCTCGAGGAGATCAACGAGGCCTTCGACCTGCTCGACCAGGGCAAGGTCATCCGGCACGTGATTGCGTTTTGA
- the soxG gene encoding sarcosine oxidase subunit gamma family protein, with translation MADLATATRKAALTARGGFAEVVLTPAPAASRLSLRAGADALSGLSAALGVTLPARPKTSALSGKRHALWLGPDEWLVIDESEGDLMAAAASSGTLHSAVDVSHRNVAVIVSGPGAEVAINSGCPQDLSLPIFPVGACSRTILGKVEIVLLRLAEDTFRVECWRSFSPYVFGMLSEGAADAGH, from the coding sequence ATGGCTGATCTGGCAACTGCAACCCGCAAGGCTGCTCTTACTGCCCGCGGCGGTTTCGCCGAGGTGGTCCTGACGCCGGCACCCGCCGCTTCGCGCCTGTCGCTGCGCGCCGGTGCCGATGCGCTCTCCGGTCTTTCGGCGGCACTCGGCGTGACCTTGCCGGCACGGCCGAAGACCTCGGCTTTGAGCGGCAAACGCCATGCGCTCTGGCTCGGGCCGGACGAGTGGCTGGTGATCGACGAGAGCGAAGGTGACCTGATGGCCGCGGCCGCATCGAGCGGCACGCTGCACTCGGCGGTCGATGTCTCCCATCGCAACGTCGCCGTCATCGTCAGCGGTCCGGGCGCCGAAGTCGCGATCAACAGCGGCTGCCCGCAGGACCTGTCGCTGCCGATCTTCCCGGTAGGCGCCTGCTCGCGCACCATCCTCGGAAAGGTCGAGATCGTATTGCTGCGCCTCGCCGAGGACACGTTCCGCGTCGAATGCTGGCGGTCGTTTTCCCCCTATGTCTTCGGCATGCTGTCCGAAGGAGCGGCGGACGCTGGCCACTAA